Proteins from a single region of Juglans microcarpa x Juglans regia isolate MS1-56 chromosome 5S, Jm3101_v1.0, whole genome shotgun sequence:
- the LOC121267220 gene encoding uncharacterized mitochondrial protein AtMg00860-like, with amino-acid sequence MDLKSVLEILRKERLFANLKKCTFCTDKLVFLGFVVSKRGIEVDEENVKAIHEWPMPTTISQVRSFHGLASFYRRFVRDFSSLAAPLTEVIKKNVPFKWGKEQEEAFSLIKENLTNAPLLVYLTLLKLLKLSVMLQE; translated from the coding sequence ATGGATTTGaaatctgttttggaaattcTAAGGAAAGAAAGGTTGTTTGCTAACCTCAAAAAGTGCACCTTTTGCACGGATAAGCTTGTAtttcttggttttgttgttAGTAAGAGAGGAATTGAGGTGGATGAGGAAAATGTGAAGGCAATCCATGAGTGGCCAATGCCTACAACAATCAGCCAAGTGAGGAGTTtccatggcttagctagcttctATAGACGATTTGTGCGTGATTTTAGTAGCTTAGCCGCCCCTCTCACTGAAGTCATCAAGAAAAATGTGCCGTTTAAGTGggggaaagaacaagaagaggCATTTAGTCTGATCAAAGAAAATTTAACTAATGCACCTTTGCTTGTTTACCTAACTTTgctaaaacttttgaaattgagtgtgatgcttcaggaATAG